From the Brevibacillus choshinensis genome, one window contains:
- a CDS encoding ribosomal-processing cysteine protease Prp, translating to MVTVKVQRNEQNEIEAITVSGHANAGKHGSDIVCSAVSAVSLGLINASDILLNSNPDVQLAEKDGGFLKWNVRPVDDQLLSEKQQLLAESMVVSLFMIAESYGKYVSVHDTKWQGGV from the coding sequence ATGGTAACCGTAAAAGTGCAGAGAAATGAGCAAAATGAGATTGAAGCCATTACCGTTTCGGGACATGCCAACGCCGGCAAGCACGGTTCAGATATCGTCTGCTCCGCCGTTTCCGCTGTTAGCCTCGGATTGATTAATGCCTCAGATATTTTGCTCAATAGTAATCCGGATGTTCAGCTCGCAGAGAAGGACGGCGGCTTCCTGAAATGGAACGTTCGTCCTGTCGATGACCAGCTTTTGAGTGAAAAGCAGCAGCTTTTGGCTGAGAGCATGGTTGTCTCTCTATTTATGATCGCTGAGTCATACGGAAAATACGTTTCGGTTCATGATACTAAATGGCAAGGAGGTGTCTGA